GACCGTGCGATACAGGCGCGGCACCGTCTCGAGGTTGTGGTTGTACACGTCCGGCTTGGCGGCGACGATCTTGGCGACCGTGCGCTCGTGATCCTTGCGCAGGAAATCGGGCGTCAGGATCTCGATCGTCGTATCGGGCGACGCCTTGCGGATCTTCTCGATGCAGCGGACGAACTGGAAAGCGCCGCCGTCCGGCAGGTCGTCGCGGTCGACCGAGGTGATCACCACGTGCTTGAGGCGAAGCTCGCCCACGGCCTCGGCCAGATGATCGGGCTCATGCGGATCGACGGCGAGCGGCACGCCGGTCTTGACGTTGCAGAACGCGCAGGCCCGCGTGCAGGTGTCGCCCAGGATCATCACCGTGGCGTGCCCCTGCGTCCAGCATTCGCCGATATTGGGGCAAGCCGCCTCCTCGCAGACCGTGTGCAGCGACAGCTTGCGCATGAGGTTGCGCGTGTCGTGATAGCCCTGCGAGGTCGGAGCCTTGACGCGGATCCAGGCCGGCTTGCGCCGGACCGCATTCGCGCCCGTGCTCAGCGTGATGGTCGCGGCCATGCAGAAATCCCCGGTTGGCGGCTCAGTAGTGGATCGCGCGTCCGTACGCGTCCAGCACCGATTCGTGCATCATTTCGGACAATGTGGGGTGCGGGAAGACCGTGTGCATCAGGTCGAGCTCGGTCGCTTCCATCTGACGCGCGATGGTGTAGCCCTGGATCAGTTCGGTGACCTCGGCCCCGATCATGTGCGCGCCCAGGAACTCGCCGGTGTCCGCGTCGAACACGGTTTTGACCATGCCGTCCGGCTCGCCCAGCGCCAGCGCCTTGCCGTTGCCGATGAACGGGAAGCGCCCGACCTTGACGTTGTGCCCGGCCTCCTTGGCCCGCTTCTCCGTGTAGCCGACGCTCGCGACTTGCGGCGTGCAGTAAGTGCAGCCCGGGATCTTGGTCACATCGAGGGGGTGGACGTCGTTGATGCCGTGAATGCGCTCGACGCAGATCACGCCCTCATGGCTCGCCTTGTGCGCCAGCCAGGGCGCGCCGACCACGTCGCCGATCGCGTAGACGCCAGGCTCGCCGGTCGCCATCCATGGGTCGATCTTGATGTGCCCGCGATCGGTCTCGACCTTGGTGCCATCGAGGCCGAGATTCTCGATATTGCCGGTGATGCCGACCGCCAGGATGGCGCGCTCG
Above is a genomic segment from Geminicoccaceae bacterium SCSIO 64248 containing:
- the lipA gene encoding lipoyl synthase — protein: MAATITLSTGANAVRRKPAWIRVKAPTSQGYHDTRNLMRKLSLHTVCEEAACPNIGECWTQGHATVMILGDTCTRACAFCNVKTGVPLAVDPHEPDHLAEAVGELRLKHVVITSVDRDDLPDGGAFQFVRCIEKIRKASPDTTIEILTPDFLRKDHERTVAKIVAAKPDVYNHNLETVPRLYRTVRPGARYYHSLRLLDRVKSQDPSIFTKSGIMAGLGEEKREVMQVMDDLRSADVDFLTIGQYLQPTPRHHKVEAFVEPKTFDDYARMARAKGFLQVSASPLTRSSYHAGDDFERLRATREAHLAQARAAE